A stretch of DNA from Xyrauchen texanus isolate HMW12.3.18 chromosome 36, RBS_HiC_50CHRs, whole genome shotgun sequence:
ataatgccttttggagattcaaaatgttggtacccattcacttgcattgtaaggaccttcagagctgaaatattcttctttgtTCATTGTTCAgtaagaaagccatacacatctggacagggttgggagggttacgtttgaaatgtgttccactacagattacagaatacatgctgtaaaatgtcatttgtaacatactccattagattactcaaggtcagtaacgtactctaaatactttggattacttcttcagcactggtagatttttttcaattgttttgactataaaaactctgccagtactttaagacaaaaaacacatgtttaaaacacattctctgaaaaacataaatatattatgcattgttgtttctaaaacaagatacatctaattgatctttttttaagtttttttttatatttttacaagaaatcaatacaaaaatgatcatcatcaaaaaaaaaatatatttatttgttgccctattatcaaaggtcttactagaaaaaagaaatgatgatccaacgtgaattttcttgataaaaaatatgattgtgctggtaacatgtgcatgtaaaatggctagaaatagcatttttacttagtgtaaagctgacaatttacacaaggtttatttctatttcttctgctccaaacttacttcaaacgtacttctctgtctgctcgtatgaatgtaacacatcatgagaaagtgtttcaccgctgttcaaatgcactttggatcacatcatttatatgtataaatgttttccatctgaaaggactaaatattaaatgaaaataatgaaaataaaatgcaaagtaatctcttcagtaatcaaaatacattttgaatgtaactgtattctaattaccaattatttaaattgtaactatagtggaatacagttacttttattttgtcttttaaatacgtaatcacgtttcatgtatttcgttactcccaaaccctgcatctgggatggcacgtgggttagtaaattataaaatatatatttttgtgggggtgaactataccttacaGCCTTTTTTCATTCACGTTCAGGTGCTGTAAGCAAAAGTCACAGTTAAGCTGTAAATTATAAACCACGGGAAGAAGGAAAGACAGATTTGTATCTGTAGTGACGTTTTCAAGCATAGTACAAATGTGAACCATCGATGACAATACAACTGTATGTCAAGCACTGGGAAGGGGCGAAGATAAAGCTAATTCACCTTAACCTTCAACACTTGAATCGTCTCACTTCTGTCTGGATACTTGAAATCCATTCGGAGACTTTAAAAATCCAAGAGATAATTTAGCTGATTGTGTTTAAGGTACTTTTTGGCGCGCAACTAGTAAATGAACATGAATAACAGCACATGCATTAATGAAACCCAATGGAGTTCGAGTTCATTCCGGTTTCTGGTGTCTACTGTCGTGTACGGATTAGTGCTGTCCGTGGGTCTGCCACTGAATGCGGTGTCCCTGTGGATCCTGTTGCGCCAGCACGGTCTCCGGTCACCGTGCGCCGTGCTCATGATCAACCTCGCCGCAGCAGACCTGCTGCTTGCGCTCTCTCTGCCGCTGCGTGTCTACTTTTACGCAACGCTCAAGTGGCCGTTCGGAGCGAGCACATGTACCGTTGCCATCTTGCTGTTTCGCATCAACATCAGGATGAGCTGCATTTTCATCACTATAATCAGCGTGGACCGGCTGCTCGCCCTGGTCTTCCCTTTGCGCTCTCGGTCTCTGCGCACCTCCGCGTTTGCCTGCAAGTGCTGCTCGCTCGTGTGGATCCTCATTACCATCCTATGCATCCCGGAGGGTATAACGTTCCACAGAGCACTGAAATCGTGCCATTACATGCCGTGCTTCGAGATGCAAATCACCAATGTCCCAATGACCATCAAGATCGGACAGGCGACATTTCTTTTGACGCTCCTGATGGTCAATATCGTCTGCACGGTCGTGGTGATAGTTGTGCTGAGGAGGCGTCCCGGTGGAGACGCGACAAATGTGAACAACAAAATGAGCGTGGTGCTTATATTTGTCGTTAACAcgttgttttttattgtttttttcctGCCGTTTACCTTACAAATCTTGGCGTTTGGCAAGAAAAATTACGATGAGGTTTTACGCGCGTTCGTCTGCCTGGCGAGTGTCAATTGCTGCCTTGATCCACTCATCTACTATTTCTCCCTGGACTCATTTTGGCAGGTCAAAGGCAAAAATCAAACGAAAGCGGTTTGTTATTCTCTCAGCAGGTCGCAGGAAAGGTTGTGACTGATATCAAAAAAGTTGGGTCACTCAGTGGAGGCCACACTTCACATTTATGCCATTGAATTGGATGACAAAATATCAGACCAATGTAGTATTTATTTgagagaaagatagcacaagcacaataTATTTTTCAAGCGAAACATTTATCTAAAACAATATATAGCCTACActgtactgttcaaaatgaaggcTAACTTAATTGGGACACTTCTTGATTGTCAAACTTTGGCTACTCTACTAGGACACCTGCATGAACAGAAGAAGAATTGAGGTCATACTTCTACCAAAAGTCCTTGGGAATTTTGGCTCAGAAATGTTAAGACCTGAAAGAAGATATTTTGTGTTAACAGATGTCACTTAGATTGGTATTTTGTCATCAAATGGAATAAAATTCAAACATTTATGAATGTTAGTATATTATGTGTGAATATACTAAGCTTACCCTGCTGTTGGACCTCCGAGTCATGTGATTTGTTCATCTTTTTAATCACAAATTACTGCAGGGTCCTGGAAATATTAGGCCTGtgtttttcaggcctggaaaagtcatggatatAATAAACTCAAAATGTATGGTAATTTAActgctgtaaaacaaaaaaaggtaTGTGTCTGCACACTGATTTATTGCTCCAAATTACATTGCTGGCTTACACTTGCTTGCAACGTTTCTACCAAGTCTTCGTCAAGCAGAACCACATGCAAAATGAACCACAGTCATTTAGGCATATGGTCGAAATATTTTTtgagcaatatatcagtgtgcagACAGTGGACACATGCCATTTTTTCCCTTGTTGACTGCATTGTGTCTTGCACTTGTGCCCAATGCAGGTTGAATGttaatttttctttaatttcactgctttaaaaaatgtcatgaactagatattgctcttgtgtatGGAATAAAACTTGCACATAAgccatagtgatgtctgatttgtaGCGAGTCATTTCCTTTTAATGAACTATTTGAAACGGTTCAAATGATTGGtctaaattattaatttacaaGTCTGTTGAaatcaaaatgtctttttttttatttattttttatcacaaaTGCCTGTAAAGGCCATGGAAATTACAATTTGGGAACTAAAGTAcctggtactaaaaaagtaccttGGTACTAACATGATTTTTAGAGCactttggagtaccatgtaaaaaaatatataatggtaCATGAAAAATGATAATCATTCAGTAATATAGTATTTTATAGTACCATGGTGTTACCATCTGTGGTACAGCCACAGTGCATATTATGTAAGGGAAGAACAGAAtctttataatatttatacaatGTTCACTCATCTTCAATATTCAGTGatgatgctctctctctctctctatatatatatatataaggttccAAAAAGAGGTTTTCAAAGCAATGCCATAGAAGAACCATTTTTGGAAAACCATTTAATATTCTAAAGAACCTTTTTTCCTCTAGAAATAACCTTTTTTTGCAACGAGGAGTTTCCATGAATTCCGGGTTCTTCAAGGAACTGTACTTGATGcaaaataatctttatttttaaatgaacattgtCCATGCAGACATCTTTGTGCGTTTTCATGTGGAAGACACTATTTATAGAATGCTCGCTCATCTGCAAAACCCTGATTAATTATGATTGAGAATATAAGTGAATCTGCTCTTTTTATCATGTTAATCAGATGTTTGTACACAATAATTAGAACATAATGCTTTCCAGACAAAGAGCTCTTTAGCAGATGCCTTGGCGATGTACTGTGTGTGGTGGGTAaccatgttgttacaaaccagaGTAAGTTTTTCCACCTCCCGTGTCACATAGATGTGACAATAAGTTCACTGTTCAAGCATATTAAAGGGGGGAAATTACACTCCAATGCATTTCATGGTTGAGATGCACATATGCGATTTTACTCTGTGTTTTtatgcagaaataaaaaaatatttttcttctttgATAAGAACAATTTAGAGGAACTAAAACTCAGGAACCCAGTTCCCTGACTAAGACATGCAAATTACTATACGTCTGTGTCTGAGTACCTGTTTCTAGCCCTGTCATATTTCAAAAAGCAATTTTCAGTACAAAGGAAATGATGAATTAGCAGGGCGAGCCAAAAAAGAGAAGACTGGAAATTAAGAGAAAAATAGATCGATGGTATCTGTCTTCAAAGCACTCAATCACAAAAATGTTAACACAATGACTGGGGTCAGTCTAATTAATCAGGTACCTTTACCCTATACGCTCATAACATTTGAAAATCATTTAAAACTATTGCTATCGTTGTCATTATCATCATACTATCATTGAGTTTGTCAACATTAATGCATACAAATGTTGTTCCAACCACCAATCTGTTAAGCATGTTAACTGAACTACAATTTTCTATACAAAGAAAGTGGACAGTGATTtatactgccaagctccaaaaaggacataaaagcaccaCATTTTGGGGTGTACTATTGTTGTTGTACAGCCTTTTCTTTGTATAAAAAACAATGTTGGTTTGTTACAacctatttacatttttcatattgtaatgtcctctctatatatactgtatattattatatatagttttttttttcataactaTGTGACCAGTTTTATGCCATTTTTACACCTTAAAAAGAGTATTAGATAAACCTATTGGagtagcaaaataaataaatgtaattaatatcgATTTAAATATGTGTAAGCAGAAAGAAGCATGGAAGATGTGTtttgtttaaacaaataaaagataatgtgctttttgttgtaTTATAATGTTATCACTCCTATTAATGCACCGTAACAGCTAAGAACGAAACTAATACTTTGTGACGGTATGCAGTTTATGCTTCCATGGCAGTTCTGTAAGACCTTATCACTTTAGGGGATGTTCACACAGAATGTGTTTTATTGTCTCTGcagttttataattgttttattaagtAAAAATGAACTAGATTTACAGCTTTGTTTTGACGTCTCTCTTCCTTTTCACCATCTTGTTCCATGAGGGCAGCATTTTAAGACCCTGTGTcaagaaaaataactttttgagAAATATCTCGAGACACTTGCATTAACTCAAAGGgcaagtgtgggtgtgtgatagAGATGTATTGATGACCTTTTGAAAGTGTATTTGGACAAGATGCACAAAATGCTGTAAGATTTGGCTATTTCAACCACGTGAATGTAACCATTTACAATTCTAGAAAGATCACAGACGTCTCTCCCctatattataattaaaaataatagaaaaagcgCTTCATCCAGGGCTTTATTGATGTCTCCTTGTTTCCCTGAAGTCTCATTTTTAAAGAGAtttttcacccacaaatgaagattctctcatcatttactcacctacatgacatcccagatgtgaatgactttctttcttctgctgaacacaaactaaaactttttgaaaaatttctcagctctgttggtcctttcaatgcaagtgaatagtggccagaactttaaagctcaaaaaagcacataaaagcagcataaaagtaacccataagacttcagtgattaaagccatgtcttcagaagtgatatgataggtgtgggtgagaaacagttctacattgaagtccttttttactataaatgtaaatttttatcaGCCCTCCTATGCTTGTTCGTgagagttcttcttcttttgtttttggcaatatgcATTCATGCATATTTCCACCTACTGGCCTGTTGTGCAAACgtgacatatttattttttcctttcttttatcCCTCTGTTTTTTTCtaatacgatagctttgtgtgaggatcttgaccaaaatttaagtcattatttactgataatcttcctcATCCCAAATATTCACATTTAGCCAGTATTCGCATTCAGAAATAAAAATGGCATCTTGACATTTGGTTATAATACATGGGAGAACAAATATCACTTTGGTGTCAACAATGTTGACGTGCTATTTTTAGATCTTGACACGAACGCAGGTGAGTCGTGAGCTAACCAACGGCAAATGGACTAGCAGCGTATGGTAAGAACTTTgcaaaatttgttaaaaatatgaTCCTTTtgtgatttacagtaaaaaataacagcatacggaacaacatcagggtgagtaaacaatgaaatatttttcttttttgattgaactgtccctttaagtgtggCTAAAGTGTCTAAATATTGACTATATACATTATGTCAGCAGATGTTTTCAAAGAAGCAGTTAAGCAACATCAATTGCAATTTTCATAATTGTGAAATAATTTTCTGTTGATGATGTGGTTGACTAAATTGACCACCCATGCTGTCGATGTTTCGAAATAGAAatggcaaagacaaaaaaaaagatgctCAGTGACTTATTGGTTTATTTACATGTTTGCATCACCCAACTAAACAAGATCTGGTAACTtcaacacccacacacaaacatgaagATTTTTGAGATTGTATACATTAGTCCAGGGCATGAATCTGGCCTAAGGCTTCGCTCATAAGATAAGAAAATCCTCTTAATTAAATAAGTGTTCTCTTGAAAAGCATGCAAAGACAGAAAAAGAGGGGGTGAAAGGAAGAAGGAATGAGGAAGTGGAACAGGAAGGGTGTGCAGCAGTGTTAAAATTACATTATAGATGACTGGATATTGAGATAGTATAgtatatggaatgatattccggacattattcaaaaggaattgcaaattgtatttgcatttgcgttttcaatttgtggacgcataaaatgtgacataatccaaacgcaattgcaaatcgcgcattaccgtttgcattttcgtttaagcgaacgcacagtgactgccagatttcaaatggaaaagcaaagtccgtttgcaactgtgtttaccatatcttacgagttttggccctgtcatatttaaatagcaatttcaattaccacgtctgctttttcactttctcagcgtggcgtatgtagccagccaaaactcaaatggaatactattttttttattattttttttaattgcaatattaacaaacagaacaagacgatacatacaagaaatataaacaatctttcaaaacaaaagagaaattatggttcagaatacattaagagaggaaatgtgaatttttttaaatatattcaacaatagtctaaaaagaaaagagtataagagaagaaagaaaaaaaagaagagggcacaaaagaaaaaaacattaagagagaatattaaacatggcactaattctggatgttttcatttctttcttgttaacagaagttgaaattgtatttaaatacatcttcaattcttctttgaaaaagctaaagtggggtttacttttcatatatttacatttatggatatgaaactttccaatatataaaagaaggtttatacaaaaacatgcattaattagattcttgtctttaacataaaatcccaaaagaatgtgtctatatg
This window harbors:
- the LOC127629464 gene encoding lysophosphatidic acid receptor 5-like, which codes for MNNSTCINETQWSSSSFRFLVSTVVYGLVLSVGLPLNAVSLWILLRQHGLRSPCAVLMINLAAADLLLALSLPLRVYFYATLKWPFGASTCTVAILLFRINIRMSCIFITIISVDRLLALVFPLRSRSLRTSAFACKCCSLVWILITILCIPEGITFHRALKSCHYMPCFEMQITNVPMTIKIGQATFLLTLLMVNIVCTVVVIVVLRRRPGGDATNVNNKMSVVLIFVVNTLFFIVFFLPFTLQILAFGKKNYDEVLRAFVCLASVNCCLDPLIYYFSLDSFWQVKGKNQTKAVCYSLSRSQERL